The window ATAAATAATGTTTCTAAAAGGGACTTAGAATAATTGGATGAAAGTCTATATAGATAGATTGAAACTTCCGATTACACTAAGACATGTACCGTGACAAAGTTTTTAAAGAAGTTTAAAAGGAGAAAATGCTTTCTCAAAATGCCACACAGTATAACACTGTGCAAAATGAATAGTTGATGAGCATGTATGGATGAATAGGGTTCAATTTACTTCAGAAATTGAATTTACCATGTGTGTTATCGAAATGTACAAAGCCATATGTTTTGAATAGGCTAACTATTAGTAGTAAGTACCATAGTGATATCTAAAATATTCACAATGGTAATTGCTTAAAGTTTTAAGTACCTCAGTTGGAGGAAAGCTTTACTTCTTGTCTTTAGAGGAGATGAAGAGATTGTTGCGAAGGTTACACAAAATAATTGTTGTAAAAGTTACACAAGACAACTTCATGACTGATAAACTATCGGGCtataaattttgaaatacttTTAGAAATGAACATAAATTGTGGATCTATAAATGATATAGTTAGAGACTTGAGAAGTTTTCAATATAATATAATATGGATCAATAAAAGCTTATTGATGTAGTTCCAAATAAATATTGTCTATATGGAATATAGCAATTGGACTATATGGAGATATAGTGTTACTATAAAATGGACTATATGGAGATATACTGTCACCATTAATGTAACAAATGAATTACACAATAAAACCATATGTTACCGACACAAATAAGATTGGGATTTGAAGAGTGTCAGATCCAGTGACGAAGACTCTACCACTAGCAAAGCATGAGCAGCATCGGATAAGCCATATGTGTTAAGAAAAACATgcaactagattattgactctagtgcaagtgggagactgttggaaatatgccctagaggcaataatatttgcATTGTTCAAGATATCATCTGATCTATCCCTTACATGTGTCTGGCCGGTAGGATAAATCAGCCGATAAATTGGCCGATATGCCGATAAACCGACCAATTTACCCCTTATCTTGGGTCGACCGATAAGTTCCCGCTAAGTGATATCCCCAACATTGAATATTTGTATTATTTTGTTTCCATATTaataattaagagtttatattctatgATATAACTGTTGTGATCCTGGAATATGCAATTcggtggaaaactcatatgcacgtgtggaatgataaacggtaaataaaaggttcctagtcttgcctctagaAGTAGCTCAAGTGTGGTTCGTGATCAAGGTTTTCAtatcttaggatatcgttaagtgtaacgatgatcctaaaacaacattgagattatGACGTTAGAAGGATGATCATATTGAATCGATCCAATCTGGTTAACATGTGGTatttctccttagaccatgagagtatcgtggTCACTTCTTACCGTACATTGGGCTTTGGGGTTGTGAAACGTCACCTGTAACACAGTGATCATAATGACAACTTACAGGTTCATCGGAAAGTTTGGCAAATGACCagatagctcgagagtgggatttgctcctccgatgatggagatatattcttagggccctctcggtgtgatgacatcaatcatcgtctggccagacacacgTGACTTCGTCACGGGGATGCTGGAACAcaataacgagaaagaagaacaaaactggTAACGAGGATTCAGTAtagtgagcatggtgatgacgcaggaggataccgatgcatcccggttttgtgaagtatcgtgaagcaaaggaaacatcacatgataaccaaaggttcacttgAATATCATTCGTGTGCTCACAGGGACCAATATGGACGTCCACGGTCCCGCTGTCAGTCACTGAACAAACAGTTTCGCCCATGTCTATGAGTTACCTAACCTACGGGGTCACAAGATTAAGGCAACCACAATCTGCTGAGTGTTAGTGAGACAGAAGTcatgagaatatatttgtggaattATTTTATGAATATTCAGAATAGTTCTGGAAGCATTTCGGGGTCAGCGGAAGGGTTTCGATGAGTATCAGGTAATACCGGGTATTACCGATAAATTATATATAGATGGAAAAAGTTTCCGGAGAtgttaatatatatatataaatggtCTAGAAGTAATTATaatattttatatttaatttaaataTCAGCAGGCCTaaaaggccaagaggtggaagGCAACTTGGGCCAAAAAGACCCAAGTGCCCAAGTGGGAAAGTGCCTCCTTCCCTAaggaaggaggccgaattggacaaagggaggaatcctcctccccATCCTAGGCAAGCACACCAAGGGGAAAACTTCCCCCCCTTGGTGGTAGCCTCTCCTCCCCCAACCTATATATACATGAGGATTTGGCTCTTTTGAATATataagttttggagcctcctctcgTTCTTCTAGTTCTTATTCTActtggtcctagttgactaattagagcttggctaatcctcttgtcctcataattagaagctcagtgtggttctaatctcctccctctaattcttcGGCGACGATTAGCTCTAGACGGCGAAGCGCTGCCGGATCGTGAAGGCTGCACGCTTGCAAATAGAGAGGCCATGCTTTCGGTCTTCAGCTCGAGGGACTGTTCATGGGCGGTACGAGGGATCATTCATCgacggttcgagggactccaacTACAATCTACACCGACACGTTCTTCTTTCGCCGCAACTTAGTGACTATAACGATCGTGATCCCAAtccgttatgcatcttcatattgatcttgggtgatcgtaggtgtatttttttttgttttctactatgtttcccaacgGTCGGAAAGTCGCCCATGTCCAACACGTCcttcttcactagcaccatcatGTCGTGGATCTTTCCATCCTTCCACGCCTACTCGTTCTTCCCCGTCATCTTGTCCAACCGCGTGGAGGTAGTGGATGGAGAACGACGAGCGGGGTGCGGTGGCTTGGCACCAATACAACCCGCTAGAGGGTTATGGCGCGATGAAGTGCATCATGGTGCGCCCTTGCGTGTTTCCGtgttggccttcttggcagccttCCGGATCTGACGTTGTCAAGGAGGCTAGGGAAGGGACCATAAAGAATTGGAGCAGCTAGGGCTCGGTCAGAGAGAAGGAGAGGCCACAGTAGTTTGCTTCTTTGGAGACATGCACACTTATATTTTCTTTTTTACTTTGTCAGCTAGGGCTCGGTCAGAGAGAAGGAGAGACCATAATGAATGAACCGGGAGGAGGGGGtcaacaaataaaataaaaagctGGAGCAAAGGAGTACTAGGGGGAAAACTCGGAGTGGGAGGCGGGAGATTAGTGCGTGGGTGATATTTTCTTTTTTACTTTGTAATAGATTGGTTCATAACTCGTTCTTTTTACATTGAGTAGATTAAATAGCTCGGATTAAACTTAATTAAGTAGTGAATTTTATATTGAATATGTATAACAAATTGGATCAAACTTAATTCATGCTTTTTAATATTGAATATATTAAATAGCTTGGATTAAACTTAAGCTGCTATTTTATATTGACTGCATTTTTTATAAATCGGATCAAACTTAATTCGTGCCTTTTATACTTGAATGAAGGAATATATATAGATATaaatgattttttttctttgtcCGAATATACAATAATTGGTAATTTATAAATGCGGCAAGAATAATTCGAACCAACAATTTTGCGGCTTCTCTGTCTTCGCCGTGGTGTAATATATACCCGGTGCATTTCAACTATGCGGAGCACGTCGCCATGATCAATTGATCAGGGGAGCTCCAGTACAATCGTGTCCGTCTTCCCCGATCCGCCTCTCCGGCGCGCCAACTTCCTCGTAGCTGCCAGTCCCCCGCCTTCTCCGCGCGCACCACCCAAAATTCTCCCGACCCAACAACCTCCAACGCTCTCGACCgccccctcttcctcttcctcctcccagCCTCCCGATCGCTCCAGTGCGCCATGAGCGAGGCACCCGCGacgaccgccgccgccggagacgACCCTgacgccaccgccaccgccaatcatcagcagcagcagcagcagcagcagcagcaggcgcAGGCGCAGGCGCAGCCCGAGACGCAGGACGACGCGGACCAGCTGTCGGAGCTGCGGCAGATCTTCCGGTCCTTCGACCGCAACAAGGACGGCAGCCTGACGCAGCTGGAGCTGGGCTCCCTCCTCCGCTCCCTCGGCCTCAAGCCCAGCACCGACgagctcgacgccctcatccACCGCGCCGACACCAACTCCAACGGCCTCGTCGAGTTCTCCGAGTTCGTCGCCCTCGTCTCCCCCGAGCTCCTCGACGACCGCTCCCCCTACTCCGAGGACCAGCTCCGCAGGCTCTTCGAGATCTTCGACCGCGACGGCAACGGCTTCATCACCGCCGCCGAGCTCGCGCACTCCATGGCTAAGCTCGGCCACGCGCTCACCGCCAAGGAGCTCACCGGAATGATCGAGGAGGCCGACACCGACGGCGACGGCCGGATCAACTTCCGTGAGTTctcccgcgccatcaccgccgcTGCCTTCGACAACGTCTTCTCCTGACCCAGCCGTCGACCTGAGAGAGGCCCGCCCATCCATTGCCTTCAACCTCCGTGCGGATTCGATCCATGCCGCGCGTCATCATCGATCGCGCTCTGTTGGTGTCCGTGCTTCTCTCGATCGTTTGTGTTCTTGTCCGGGGACGGGGAGGTCAGTGATCAGATAATTTTTAGGCTGCAGGTGTTGGTGAGATGAGCTGTTGTGTGTTATGAATAACAAACAGATTAAACAAACCCAGAATGGCAGTGGCAAGATTACTTTAGGGGTCAAGGAATGAATTATCCATGCAAAATGCACATTGTGTTTGTTGATTAATTTGCTCCCGTCAATCGATCGTCCCAAATCTCGCTCGATGGCCATCTGATGCTCACATTGTGTTCGACATTACTAAGGATAAGGAGAATTTGTCCATGAATGGTTGGGTCCATTATTAGTGACTTGTTCTTTGTTCATGTTGTCCAAGGAGGCAAGGACGAAGAGACGGCCGTCCTGATGTGCAGAGCATCGGATCTCCGTTTTTTTTGCGCTGCCGTCTACCATGTCGTACGTACAAAACAAATTCAGCGCATGGCTGGCAGCCATTGCCTTTTTATTAGGTTAGGTTTTGTGTGAGCTGTTGAAGTATTCCTGTGATCACTCGTGTTGAACGGATCATGCGTGGTTATCTTCCACCACCAGCTGTAGCCGTCGGGTTCCCTGGCCAGATTCCAGTGAAAAGGCTCAATGCGTCTCGACTATGATTTGGCCAGATAGATAGCTGTCTGCTGGTCCCTGTTTCTTATGCCCTGTAGCTGCAATCATTCTTGTTTTAAAGGTGGATGGTCTCTCGTGTCCAACTAATTTGGACGTAATAACAACTGAAGAAGTTGAGTTGTAtgttactccctctgttcctaaatatttgactttttaaatattttaaatggactaccacatacggatgtatataaacatattttagagtgtagattcactcatttgctccgtatgtagtcacttgttgaaatctctagaaagacaaatattaggaacggagggagtattttgtTGCACGACTATATTTTGTTTGGGCCATTCACAATTGAGCTCAAACGACGAATATGACAGCCCCCGGGAAAGCGCAAAGGAAAAATATGGTACTTtaacggaagacttggaagaagactcaGAGGACAGGTATGAGAGCTGAGAGGAAGAttccaaggaacacaaggatTCTATGTTTGAAAATGATTTCCTTGGGAATAATGCCTTTGacacctatgaaaagatgaaaagcATATTTGGACTACCAAAAGTAGAAACTATTGAGCCTACCATTCTAGTAAGCTATCGTCAAACTCAGGTAATAAAAGAAACTAAAACTAGTATGGAATCCAACTTTGGAGAGATATTTAATCTTGCTTCTAAAATAAATGGCAATGTGATGTCACAAAATAGGAGATTTGATACTTTGGAACAAAGGGTTGATGCTCTTTGTGTTTTGAAAGAAATAAAAACTCTTAGCACCAAGCTTGATCATTTAGTACATATTATTGATAATGGCAAAGAGAGTGAAATAGAGATTGCTAGGTCTCTTAAAACTAAGGATGACAACACTTGAAACTATGCCTTACgtctagctaggggcgtaaaacaatagcgcttgttgggaggaaacccaatagttatctttgcttttcctttttgttttttgttttttgagtgtgcacacaattatgctactattatggttgtgttttgtgtttcaattagtgtttgtgccaagtaaagcctttgcgATGATTTGGTTGATAGTTGATTTGTTTCtgtgaaaaatagaaacttttgcgtccagtagcagaattgtttaaattcacttgaacgtgataaaattctgaattttttacacatgatcgatatacaaattgcccatgTCCTCCTAATTGTTCGGAATTTTTGGAGCTAAAAAAGTATTGATTTCCTCCAGATCaccacagactgttctgtttttgatagattctgttttcgttaCATAATTTGCTTGTTTAAATGAATTTATGAATTGTATCGGGGCGTAAtcatggagaagttagaatatagtaggtattatgcaataataaaatataaaTAGGTTGACAACAGTACATAAAGTTTATGATTTgcttgttatactaacggatctcacgagttttctattgagttttgtgtgctgaagtttCCAAGTTTTGAGTGAGGTCGCGATGGAtaaataaggagtggaaagatccAAAGATTGGGGACGCCCAAGGCACCTGTAACACCCTgaatgtaactttccatatttgtaactccaactcttgccattttcggctatgtgttatgatatcgCCTCCATGGTTGGGTTTTGtatttcgttttgcattttgttcatgtcatgcatctcatatcatgtcatcatgtgcatctcatttgcatacgtgttcgtctcatgcatccgagcattttccccattgtccgttttgcaatccggcactcccacatgcaccagcgcaccccctcttgtctctttttgtgagcgggtgttaaacgttctcggaatggaccgaggtttgccaagtggccttggtataccaccggtagaccacctgtcaagtttcgttccatttgaaggtcgtttgatgctccaacggttaaccgggtaaccgcaaagtccttttgtgtgttgcagcaaacccccttcaaacagccctataacccatctaagtcccctccatgatctcggtcgttcgatcacgatcgtgtgggcgaaaaccgcactccatttggagtctcctagctccctctagctataaataagTGAGCCCCCGGATTTTTTCGCGCAGATCAATCCCtaccccttcccctctccgccgccggacgcgtccgtcccgcgccggacgaacccgcgccgccgcctgcagCCAACCAGAGGGCGCCACGTCACCCATGCCCGCGCCCActtcgccgcccgccgccgcagcccgcagggcccgcgggaggccctcccggcccagatcccgcgcccccgcgcgcgcctccacctccgcccgcgcggctccccgccgccgcccccgttcccgctcctccccgcggtcgccctcgccgcctcctccactccGCCGGTGCCGCGCCCCCGAGCCCGCCGTCGCCGACCCCACCGCCGtcgcgccgtccgccgccgcctcctctccctcACCGCGCCCCCACGCCGCGCCCACCGTCCCCGACCGCTGAGAGCCGGCCCCgtccctcctccctctccggccGAACTCCGGCGAGTCGCGCCGCACCTCGgcttcatcgcatcatatctcatcgCATACTGCTCTGTTTTGCGTGcataatatatcgaaatgttcatcacgagatgctcttcattttgttccattgttccatgctcgtttgagtccatcttgatgcccaaatctctggtgcaagagtgctatatgatgtttactgctgttacttatcagagcttggtgttttgttatttttgttgcatttgatgtgtgcatcttatgggcatgagctctacaggtattttgatctatgccatgccatctttacagaggtgtatgccatgtatttttgtgatctatgtggtgactagcacaagcatgcaaactaggcttcgtgatgtttctgtttccagggacttagaattttgctaagtctgttactgctgttattttgttgccatgtatccatgtatctacagtgagatccatgcttcttttgagtatgatcagtaaggatgttttgtagatatagttgagctctatccatccatgcccctgtttgcaattatggagtgccctagcatgtcttaatcttgctctacttttgctataaaatattcctggcagaatgttaacatgatattcaatcttgccaaggttgttgtagttgatccataaatgctatgaacttgctcttgccatggttagcttcataatgCTATAGGTATGTTTGTTTtgtcatcttgctgtaggtatgtttgttttgtcatgcattgctttgtgatgagtgaatcaagctcaccaagatgccttcataatgctgTTAATGCCATGTTCCGTTTTCTgttgtctgaaacctgttaacgaaacttgctatgtttacatgggtgccatcatatcttctggtactttttggctcatggtcagtaagggacttttgttctatgcatttagtagattcatgccatgccttgttttgctatgttaagttcctgtagcatgttgattgctttttctgaacattgctacctgatgctgtttcagccatgtccagtaatttcactaagtctgtgaagctgatatcttttgcatttttgccatgcttgtttgaacctgttatggtgtgatctagccatagctcagtgttcatcttttgtcaagcatctcctgtagattacttccatatgctttgttgctatgttggggtgctgtagcatagttacttgatgtattctaagtgctatcatgctgttaatcgcagaatcgtgtcattcttgttttgcttgccatttgcaaaccgtgcatccgtttccggtgatctttatattgatttcgaccgaaatcatctcatctttccagtggcatacttggtttgccaagttactgccttgttcatcctttttcttctggagcacgcatatgcatcgcatatcacatctcgcatatcatgcatgtattgcatcatgttgctagtgcatttcccgtgattgattgtggttccattgcttgtgttcttgctgtgggtagaacCGGGAGAg is drawn from Aegilops tauschii subsp. strangulata cultivar AL8/78 chromosome 1, Aet v6.0, whole genome shotgun sequence and contains these coding sequences:
- the LOC109751094 gene encoding probable calcium-binding protein CML17, whose protein sequence is MSEAPATTAAAGDDPDATATANHQQQQQQQQQQAQAQAQPETQDDADQLSELRQIFRSFDRNKDGSLTQLELGSLLRSLGLKPSTDELDALIHRADTNSNGLVEFSEFVALVSPELLDDRSPYSEDQLRRLFEIFDRDGNGFITAAELAHSMAKLGHALTAKELTGMIEEADTDGDGRINFREFSRAITAAAFDNVFS